A genome region from Triticum aestivum cultivar Chinese Spring chromosome 2B, IWGSC CS RefSeq v2.1, whole genome shotgun sequence includes the following:
- the LOC123045431 gene encoding ribosomal protein S7, mitochondrial-like, with protein MGDFDGEQKELIKKLVNFRMIDGKRTRVRAIVYKTFHRLARTERDVIKLMVDVVDNIKPICEVVKVGFAGTIYDVPGIVARDRQQTLAIRWILGAAFKRRISYRISLEKCSFAEILDAYRKKGISRKRRENLHGLASTNRSFAHFRWW; from the coding sequence ATGGGGGACTTTGATGGTGAGCAAAAAGAATTGATCAAGAAATTGGTAAACTTTCGCATGATCGATGGTAAAAGAACGAGAGTTCGTGCTATTGTTTATAAAACTTTTCACCGCCTAGCTCGAACTGAACGCGATGTAATAAAActtatggttgacgtcgtagataATATAAAGCCAATATGCGAAGTGGTCAAAGTAGGATTCGCAGGTACTATTTATGATGTTCCTGGGATTGTAGCCAGGGATCGTCAACAAACCTTAGCTATTCGTTGGATCCTTGGAGCAGCTTTCAAACGACGTATAAGCTACAGGATAAGCTTAGAGAAATGTTCATTTGCTGAGATACTGGATGCTTACCGAAAGAAGGGAATTTCACGTAAGAGAAGGGAGAATCTTCATGGACTGGCTTCCACCAATCGGAGTTTCGCGCATTTCAGATGGTGGTAA
- the LOC123045429 gene encoding 30S ribosomal protein S7, chloroplastic-like yields the protein MSRRGTAEKRTAKSDPIFRNRLVNMVVNRILKDGKNSLAYQILYRAVKKIQQKTETNPLLVLRQAIRRVTPNIGVKTRRNKKGSTRKVPIEIGSKQGRALAIRWLLEASQKRPGQNMAFKLSSELVDAAKGSGGAIRKKEATHRMAEANRALAHFR from the coding sequence ATGTCACGTCGAGGTACTGCAGAAAAAAGAACTGCAAAATCTGATCCAATTTTTCGTAATAGATTAGTTAACATGGTGGTTAACCGTATTCTAAAAGACGGAAAAAATTCATTGGCTTATCAAATTCTCTATCGAGCCGTGAAAAAGATTCAACAAAAGACAGAAACAAATCCACTATTGGTTTTACGTCAAGCaatacgtagagtaactcccaatatAGGAGTAAAAACAAGACGTAATAAAAAAGGATCGACGCGGAAAGTTCCGATTGAAATAGGATCtaaacaaggaagagcacttgcCATTCGTTGGTTATTAGAAGCATCCCAAAAGCGTCCGGGTCAAAATATGGCTTTCAAATTAAGTTCCGAATTAGTAGATGCTGCCAAAGGGAGTGGGGGTGCCATACGCAAAAAGGAAGCGACTCATAGAATGGCAGAGGCAAATAGAGCTCTTGCACATTTTCGTTAA